A single region of the Sandaracinaceae bacterium genome encodes:
- a CDS encoding tRNA (guanine-N7)-methyltransferase encodes MKPTPPPIRYEEMAPTPPEGEVSLPALIEGNGPIELDVGFGRGRSFLERAAQTDEVRLIGVEIKAKWAYRVEQRRVREGFAHARAYRADVRDLLARSGPAGCLSRVYVHFPDPWWKKRHHKRMVVTDTFLDDLARLLAPGGELFVQTDVEERADAYEATVAAHDAFVPAADGWRVEANPTGARSNREVRAEEDGLPVYRILARRR; translated from the coding sequence GTGAAGCCGACCCCGCCCCCGATTCGCTACGAAGAGATGGCGCCGACCCCGCCCGAGGGGGAGGTGAGCCTGCCCGCGCTGATCGAAGGGAACGGGCCGATCGAGCTCGACGTGGGCTTCGGCCGCGGCCGCTCCTTCCTCGAGCGGGCGGCGCAGACCGACGAGGTCCGGCTCATCGGGGTGGAGATCAAGGCCAAGTGGGCCTACCGCGTCGAGCAGCGGCGCGTGCGCGAGGGGTTCGCCCACGCCCGGGCCTACCGCGCCGACGTGCGCGATCTGCTCGCCCGGTCGGGCCCCGCCGGCTGCCTATCGCGGGTCTACGTGCACTTCCCGGATCCCTGGTGGAAGAAGCGCCACCACAAGCGAATGGTCGTCACCGACACCTTCCTCGACGATCTCGCGCGCCTCCTCGCCCCCGGCGGCGAGCTGTTCGTCCAGACCGACGTCGAGGAGCGCGCCGACGCCTACGAGGCGACCGTGGCCGCCCACGACGCGTTCGTGCCCGCCGCCGACGGCTGGCGCGTCGAGGCGAACCCCACCGGGGCGCGCTCGAACCGCGAGGTGCGGGCCGAGGAGGACGGGCTGCCCGTCTACCGCATCCTCGCCCGCCGCCGCTGA